The Dehalobacter sp. DCM sequence GTTCCGTCAGCTTGGTCAACAGGGTTTCCCCCGGCTGGATCACGGCGTCAATGAGCTTCTTTTTCTTTGCCTGCAGGGCATTGACTTTTTCTTCGATGGTTCCTTGGGTCAGGAGTTTAATCACCTGTACGGTATTATTTTGGCCGATGCGATGCGCCCGGTCTGTGGCTTGATCTTCAACGGCGGGGTTCCACCAGGGATCAAAGTGAATGACAGTATCTGCTCCGGTAAGATTTAAGCCGGTACCGCCGGCTTTCAGCGATATGAGGAAGACCTCGCCGCAGCCGCTGTTGAACTCCTGAACCATGTGCGCCCTTTCGGAGGCCTTTGTGGAGCCGCTCAGATAAAAATAGGGGACCTTTTCACGGTTAAAATAGTCCGCAAGGATATCCAGCATGGATGTAAACTGAGAAAAAACAAGAATACGGTGGCCGCCGTCCAGTGCTTCCGCCAGGAGTTCCTGGAACAAAAGCATTTTTCCGCTATCTCCCGTATAGTTTTCAATAAACATGCCGGGATGGGAACAAATCTGACGCAGACGGGTCAGTGCCGCCAGTATTTTGATTTGGCTTTTGGCAAACCCGGATACGGCTAATTCCTGGGCAATCTGACTCTTTGTCTGCTGCAGATAGGCAAGATAAATCTTGCGCTGCTCATCCGTCAACGCAGCTTTGATTTCCGTCTCAATTTTGGGAGGAAGTTCTTTAAGCACTTCTTTTTTCAGTCGGCGCAGGATAAAGGGCCGGGTATGCCGACTGAGTTCCTGCAAAGCGCCTGCGTCGCCTTTACTGATCGGCGCCGCGTACTTTTTATGAAATTCCAGCTGCGTGTATAAGTAGCCGGGCAGCAGAAAATGAAACAGGGACCATAACTCCGATAACGCGTTCTCGATGGGCGTTCCGGTCAGGGCAAAATACCCGCCGGCCTGAATTTTCTGCACGGATTTGGCATTGAGCGTGTTGGCATTTTTTATATTTTGGGCCTCATCGAGAAAACAATAGGAAAACGAAAGATTGGCAAATGTATCGATATCCCGGCGTAAAACAGCATAGGATACCACCACAAGATCAGCCTGTTCAACGAGAGTGAGCTGATCCTGGCGTTCCTGGGGTGTTCCGTCAATAACCATGACCTTCAGCTCGGGGGTGAATTTTTCTGCTTCACTCCGCCAGTTATAAACGAGGGAAGTCGGAGCAATCACCAGCGCCGGCGGAAAAGACCTGGACGGTATATTTTCATTGTCATTTTTCAGCTTTTCCGAAAGGATAAAGGCAAGCACCTGCAGGGTTTTGCCCAGTCCCATATCATCAGCCAGAATGCCGCCTAAACCATAAGAAGACAAGGTTTTCAGCCATTTATATCCCGTTTTTTGATAGTCGCGCAGAATGTGCTGGAGAGTTGACGGGGGGTCAAATTCATTATCCTGGGGTTCCAGAATACTTTGAACCAGCTGTTTAAACGCGCGGTTGCGCTGAATTCCCGGCAGATTTTCCTGCCGCAGAAAATTGTCGATATACATGGCTCTAAATTTGGGAAGCTGAATCGTGTCCTTGGTCAGGTCCTTTTCCTTTAAATCCAGATGGTCAATCAACAGGGACATGGCGTTGAGCTCCTGCTGCTGCAGGTCGAGAAAAGAGCCGTCCCGCAGGCGGTAATATTTTTTCTTTGTTTTCAGAGAATGAAAAATATCTGCCAGTTCCGCCCGATCAATGTCCCCGTAGGCAAAGCTAATTTCCAGCATATCCAGGTTGTCATCCAAACGAACACGTCCGGTAAAGCCGGTGGCATAATGGATCTTGAGTTTAAAATCATCGGAATAGTATGTTTCGGCCAAATCGTGGAGCTCAGAGAAACCATGGAGCGTAAAATCGAATAGTTTATCTTCATCATCCAGGCTGATGCGTCCTTCGGATACGGTAAAATCAGCTTGTTCAAAAATCTCCAGTATTTTTCTTTCCTTTTCCATATCGCGGATCAGGACATGATCGCCGCTGGACGATACGGCACGGGAATCTCCTTGGGCAGAGAAGGGATTAATGATGATATCACCATAGTGAAACTCCAGACGGACGGTAATCCCGGTATCATTTATCCGATCAAAGAAGAGCTTAGGTTGCAGCTCCTCACGGATAAACTTCGCGGCCAGCTCCGGCTCAATGGAGACCGTACCCAACGTTTCCATCCGGGGGAGTGCTTCCGAGACAAAGATATCCTTCTGGTTAGCAGGAAAGATAATCCCCGGCTGATGTTTTCCGGCTAAGAGCTTAATCAGATTCGGCAGGAACTCAGCTTGTCCGGGTGAAACGCCATAGATCTGCCGTTCATAAAGATAATAGGCGCCGTCTGCAGTCAGCTGGACAGGGAGCTTGCTTTGCAGGGTGAGGACCAGGTCCAGCTCTGCGGATTCCACCGAAAAATCGAGGGGCAGATCTTCCCGGCAAATCGTTGTTGGCATGGGGAACGATGTCCGTAAAGCTTTGGATGAGCCGGCGTGCAGGAAGAACTGTTTTGACCCGACAACATCCAGAAATTTACGAAGATAATAACGGCTTAAGACAAACGGTTTTTGAGTAAAAGGGGAGGCTGAATAGGAAGAATAGGTTAAGGTCTTCACCTCGTTAACCGCCTCGTATTGTTCAAGCATTTCCCGGAGCATGTGAATGACCTGTTGGTCCTGAGCTGAAAACACGTGCTTCGCTGGATCGTAAGTAAATTTCATCCCGAATTCCATGAGGTGATTATGCTTGATGGCATATAAAAATTCTTTCAGATTCTTGACGACATAGAGTCGGTTCGTACCGATTTTTAGCTGAAGTTGGCCGCCTGACTGCAGATAATCCGTATTGATTTCCAGTTCCAGTTCCAGGTTTAATAGTTCTTTACCGGTATTTAGCGGTTTACGGTCGGCAAAGATCGCCATGAAATCCGATGCCGCTCGCTTGGTATCCGGACGGGGGGAGAATGCGCCGGATGCCACGGATGTCCCGGATGACTCCGGTGATCTGACCGGATCCGCTAGTTTTTGCTGGGCAGTTTTCAGCACCGCAATAATATGCTTGCAGGCCCCCGGGTATTGTTCATAGGCTGGACACGTGCAGTAGTAGGTATGCAGCGAGCCGTCTTTTTTCAGCTCAATATGGACATCATACGTATCGGTGCCAAAAACTTGGGCATCGATAACGCCCTTTTCCGGGTTATAGCTGAAATTGCCGACCTTTCGTCCATGCGCATAGAGAGTCCCTGCGTCATAGACTCTTCTGCTGGTTGCAATCGCTTTCAGCTCAGGTTCCGATAGGTAAAAGGAAAACATGAATCGATAATCCTCCGTGTTGGGAATAGACAATATCTCTAGAATAGCATATTTCCTTTCGATTTTCATCTTGGAGACCGGGGCCATCGAGGTAGACGCCATTATTAATTGTCAGGAGTTATATTATGGATGTAATTCCTGATTATACATCGATGACAAAAATTACAACAATTACAAGCTGACAAGCACCTCAACCCATGATAAATACGGCAATACGTTAACGACTACCACCCCGACTGGGTCAACATTTAACCGTCTGTAGAATTCCAATGACCGTACCTGTTGACCCGGATGAATATGAAAAGGGGTATACGGTTGCAGGGCGGAACACTGGATACGGGTTGTATTAATTGGAGCTGGTTGTCCTAAATTCCGCGACGTATCGGAAAGTAGGACAACCTCTTGGCCCCAGAATACACCCTTTCAATACTCGTTACGACAATAACTTCAATTTCCAATGAGAGTCGTAGTTTTTGCACACGTTTGCTCATCAAGTTGTTCATTATATTTTTTCAACTAGTCAAATTAACATGTCGCCAAGCATGTCCCAAAAGCGTAAGCGCTTACGCTTTTGGGACATGCTGTTAACGTAGGGATGGGAGTTATCATCAGAGCTCAAAGTAAACTCGTCATCATGGGATACTCCTCATCCGTTACCGTCCCGCCGGTTATGGGAGCAAGGCCGCTGTGCAGAAAGGTGGCCCGGATGATTGCGCCGGAACCGTAGCGTGACCGGATCTGGTCGATGGCCCGGTCTGCGGCCCGCTGCTTTTCGCTTTCACGTTCGAACAAGGTCATTTGGATAAAGCTGTTATTGCAGAGATCAGATACGCGTACGCCCAGATGCCGAATCGGCTCATGCCCCCAGATGTCATCAAACAATTCGCAGGCAATGGCATGGATGGTATTGGTGCAATCCGTGGGGGTGTGAATTTTTCGCTGGTGGGAATAAGAAATTAATTGGTTGGTCCGGATGGATACAGAAACCAGCCGGGCACAGTATCCGCCTTCCCGCAAGCGGGCACCGACGGTTTCCGTCAGGGAAAGCAGAACGAGATGGGCCGTCCGGCTGTCTTCAACATCAAAAGCAATTGTCGTCGAATTTCCCATGCCTTTGACCGGTACCCGGCGCGTTAGGTGGACAGGGGAATCGTCACGGCCATTGGCAAAATTCCAGAGAAGCGTGCCGTAGCTTTTGAGAAAAAGGTTGAGAAGGATGGGATCGGTATGGGCCAGATCACCAATCGTGCAGATACTGCGGTCCCTCAGCTTACGGGAGGTGGCACGCCCGACACCGAAAAGTTCTTCGACGGGAAGCGGCCACATTTTAGATGGGATCTCTTCCGGGAAAAGCGTATGGACTTTGTCCGGTTTTTGCAGCTCCGAGCCCATTTTAGCCAGAAGCTTTTTACTGGAGATGCCAATGTTCACCGTAAAGCCAAGCTCTTCTTTTATCTCTTCCTTCAGCCGGTAAGCCATGCTCAGGGGATCACCAAAGGTTCGCTCCGACCCGGTATAATCCATAAAATATTCATCGATAGAATATTGTTCCACTACCGGAGAGTATTTACGCAGAATATCCCCAAATGCCTGGCTGCACTGCATATAGAGCGAGTAATTGGGCGGGACGACAATCAGGTTGGGGCACTTGGCCCGGGCTTCAAACACGGATTCCCCGGTCTGAATGCCATATTTTTTTGCCGGGATGGATTTGGCCAGGATAATGCCGTGCCGGGTCTCCTGACTGCCTCCGACGACAGCGGGTACAGTCCGCAGATCGAGCATGTCGCCATGCTGCAGGCGGCTGGCGGCTTCCCAGGAAAGATAAGCGGAATTTGCATCCACATGAAAAATACAGCTCGGCAAGTAAGTCACCTCTTTTAGTTGAAAGAAAAAATGATAAACGAACGTATGTTCGTAATCATATCATAGCAAAATGAAAGCGGTATGTACAGTCAATGCGTGGAATGTTTTCTGTTGTCTCCGAGTGACCGGTAAGTTATGATGGAATCAATAACAGCATAATTCCGAAGGATGTTGTTTTAAGACCATAGCAATGGCTGGCGAGTGGAGGGGAGTTACGATGTGCGGAAGGATAACGTTTACGCTGACCAGGGATGAGCTGGCTGAAATCTACAAAATTACCGATGAGATGGATTGGCAGCCGCGGTATAATATTGCACCTTCACAACCGGTTCCGGTTATGGTTAATACTGAGGCACAACAGCTCAAATTTTTCCGGTGGGGCCTTGTTCCTTCGTGGGCAAAGGATCCCCAGAGCGGATATAAGATGATTAATGCCCGGGCTGAAACCATTGACACCAAACCAAGCTTTAAACACTGTTTCCGGGAACAACGCTGCTTGGTTCTTGCCGATGGCTTTTATGAATGGAAACGCGAAGGGAAGCGCAAGACACCTTACTTGTTTAAAGTCCGCGACCGGAAATTCTTTGCCTTTGCCGGCATTTGGGATAGCTGGAAAAGCCCGGCCGGAACAGTTCTCTATACCTGCTCAATTATTACCACAGGCCCCAATGAACAGATGGCACCCATTCATGATCGCATGCCGGTCATTTTAGACAAAGAAAACGAAAGAATCTGGCTGAATCCGGAGCTGAACGATACGGAGAAACTGAAGCAGCTGCTGGTTCCATATCCGGCAGTGCGGATGGAGGCGTATCAGGTATCTGACTATGTCAATTCGGTCAAGCATGACAGCATCGCCTGCATTCAGCCGGTCCCGGGACAAACCGCTTTATTTGGGTAGTACAGGTAACTGTTCATATGATATAATAGTCGTCATTATGACGGTTTCAGGAGAAAAATTCATGGATCTATATTCGGTTTATAATCAGCTGGGCATTTTATTTTTAACGATTCTGATCGGGTACTTTCTGGCCAAGATAAAAATCATCACATCGTCAGCGACGCAATTTCTAACCAAATATGTTTTAAATATTGCGCTCCCGGCACTGGTGATCGCGGGTATGCAGATTCCGTATACCCCGGAAAAGCTGCAAATGGCGGGTTCTGTTTTTCTGTTGTCTATCCCATGTTACGCGTTGGCTTATGTGGTGGGGATTCTGACAGCAAAAATCCTATCCCGTGATCATTCCCAAAAGGCCGTCTTTAATTTTGGTATCGTTTTTGCCAATACAGCCTATCTTGGGTTTCCCGTATTTATGGTTCTTTTCGGCAAGGAATCGATATTTTACGCAGCGATTTATAATATCTTGTTCGGACTTCTGCTGTACACACTGGGGGCGAAGATCATGCGCACCCATGAAATTGCTCCGGTACATAAAAACAGAATTCCTCTGAAAGAAATATTTAATCCGGGTGTTGTCGCCAGTTTGGTTGGACTCTTGTTGTTTATTACGGCGCTTCCGTTGCCGGTATTCGTGATCGGTACCATCGACACGCTCGGCAATACATGCGTGCCGTTATCGATGCTCACCATCGGGGCGATGTTAAGTGAATTGCCGCTCCATAAGATGTTCGGTAATGTCCGTGTTTATTTACTGTCTGTTGTAAGGTTAGTCGTCATGCCATTGCTGATTCTGGTCATGGTCAAGTACATTTTTGGAATCGACCAGATGATGCTGATCGCTATTCCGGTCATCATGGCGGGTATGCCAATAGCAACCAATACGGTGTTAATGGCCATCGAATATGATAATGATGCCCAACTGTCCTCCCAGGCTGTATTGATTTCAACCATTTTAAGCTGTTTGACGATTCCGCTGATGATATTATTGCTTTCGCATTTGCACTAACAGTAAACAAACGATTAAAAATATGTGGGGTTAGTCTGGCGCCACAATTCCGCTTTCGGCTCTTGTGCCCTCCATGGATTTGCATTAGGAGGAAGTTAAAATTCTTTTTGCCCTCCTTGGCGAATTTTAACTTAGGTCCGTCCATGGACCGTTGCGCTCCGCAATCCCTGCTCCGCTTGTCGCCGGAACTTGTGGCACCAGACCTGATATGTGGTAATTATCTAGGAGGACAATTTTGCAAAATTCGCAGTACTTATCCGCCGCATTGTTAACATGGTATGCGCAAAATCGAAGAGAGTTGCCTTGGAGGAATACGTCGGACCCTTATGCCATCTGGATATCCGAGATCATGCTCCAGCAAACACAGGTGGAGACGGTAATTGATTATTATCACCGTTTTTTGAATGGTTTCCCGGATGTTGCCCGGTTGGGGCAGGCGGAGGAAGAAGACGTTTTATCCCTATGGAAGGGATTGGGCTATTATACCCGAGCTCGAAATATCCTTCGTGCGGCCCGGGTGATTTTAGAAAAGTTTGACGGGGTTTTCCCAACGGTCTATACGGATATCCGATCATTACCGGGGATCGGAGACTATACAGCCGGAGCGATAGCCAGTATTGCCTACAATCTCTCTTATCCGGCGGTAGACGGCAATGTGCTGCGTATTATTTCCCGCTTGGACGGCATTGAGGAGGATATCAGCCTCCAAAAAACGAAAACCCGGATAACAGCCAGAGCGGCTGGATTGATCCCGGACGGGAAAGCCGGTGATTTTAATCAGGCATTAATGGATCTTGGTGCCACTGTGTGTGTTCCTAAGGATCCAAAATGTACTGTTTCTTGCCCCTGGCAAACGGAATGTTCAGCACACCGGGATGGAAAAGAATCCATTCTGCCAATCAAAAAGAAGGCAAAAAAACCGATTGAATACCATTATGCAGCTGCTGTTATTCGACGGAACGCGGATATACTGATGACGAAGCGCCAGGCAGATGCGTTATTGGCCAATATGTGGGGACTGCCGTTGGTCTGTTTAGAATCGGGGATCTCCCCGGAAACTCGCTTTGGGCATGAATGGGGATTGGAAGTGACGAACACGGTCTATCTCGGACATGTCAAGCATGTGTTTTCACATCAGATCTGGCAAATAGATGTTTATAGCATGACACTGAATGATGAAAGCCAGGTAGACGGTGATCACAATGACCGTCCATTGGCATGGGTATCACCGGAACGACTAAAAACACTGCCTGTACCGAAGGCCTTTCAGAAAGTTTTATCGTTAGGATCGTTCTTCTAAAAAAACAAGGCCAGTACACTTTAAACATGTTAACAATGTTCGACATCAGGGTGCACCTTTTTAAGAAATAGCCTGACCTGCATTGTACTTGTAAAAGAAATTAGGTAAAATGGATTTAAATGGATTTATCATCGCAGACACTCTATTTTGAGACATGTCGGGGTGGAGAAAATGGAAGAATTCAAGGAAAAAAGACAGTATTTTCGCGTCGATATGATCAATGATATTCCCGCATCGGCCAGGATATCTTCGATCAATAATCATCGGGTGGAAGTTGAGAAAACATTCCCCATAAAAATACTGGATATTAGTACCGGGGGGATGAGTGCTTATTTCGAGATCGATATTCCAGTCACCATCATGATCATCAATACAACGTTTGTGTTTGAAGACGAGGAATTTAATCTGGACGCGCTTCTTGTTCATAAAACACCATTGGGCCAAGGATTTGAATACGGGATGAAATTCCTCTTTCATTCCAATCGCGAGGAAAGCCAGGTCACCCGTTGTATAAACCAGTATAAGATCAAGCATGCCCGCTTTAAAAAGATTGAACTGGATTTACGGAAACAAAAATACATCGGATGCTTTGTCAAGGTCTTGGACCTGATCGATCAACCGGCGTGTCTTCTCAACACACGGCGGATCGTGGTGGCCACGAATCAAGCGGCTAAAGATACCGGGATCCGATTAGGTGAGCGCTGCTATCAGACGATGGCCAAAAGGCAGCAGGCATGCCCGCATTGTCGGTTGGAGGAGGCTGTCAAATATGGTATGCTATTAGAAGCTGATGATGCTGAGCTCCGGGAAGTGAAGTGCAAAGCCCGCTGGTTGTATTTGGAGGATGATTATATCATCCATTATTATCTGTAGAAAAAGACCATTACATAAGCGAAAGGAATGGCGGCAATGAATGAAAAGGTGAGAGATATCGCAGAAAGAATTAAAGGGTTAAGACTCTTAGCCGGGTTATCTGAAAGAGAAACCGCCGGAAAGCTCGGACTTACCCTCGAAGATTACGTCAAATATGAAAAAGGTGAGGATGACATTCCTGTCAGTATTTTGTATGAAATCGCCGACTTTCACCGCGTCGACATGACAGAGGTGCTGACCGGCGTATCTCCGAAACTGCATGATGTCTGTTATATTAAAAATGGTATGGGGCTTAAAATCGAACGCTACGACCAATACGATTTTCAGAGTCTGGCTTACCAATATATCAACCGTAAAATTGAGCCGCTGCTGGTGACACTGGATCCCGGGAACAGTCCGGAACTGGTTACCCATCACGGACAGGAGTTCAACTACTGTCTGGATGGTAAAATGAAAGTCATCATCAGCACTATGGAATATGTCCTCGAACCGGGAGATTCCCTCTATTTTAATTCGATGCTGCCGCATAAAATGCTGGCCTTGGATAATCAGCCGGCGAAATTTCTCACCGTGATCCTTTTGGCCGAAGAGTAAGGATCCCTTCTGTTATTTCTGGTAAACCAAAAGGTTATGACGCAATCTGAATTTGAGATAGCATTCTTAGAAAATATTATTGTCACATAATATGACGGATATTATTGGATAAGAAAAAAGTATAAAGTAAAGTAAAATTAAAAGTAAAAGAATTAAGTAAAATTATTATAATAAAAATTCATAATAAGGATGTGTCACTGTTGAATTTTGCCAGTCGCTATATATCACGAGAAGATTTTGAATCCTATG is a genomic window containing:
- a CDS encoding DNA polymerase Y family protein, whose protein sequence is MPSCIFHVDANSAYLSWEAASRLQHGDMLDLRTVPAVVGGSQETRHGIILAKSIPAKKYGIQTGESVFEARAKCPNLIVVPPNYSLYMQCSQAFGDILRKYSPVVEQYSIDEYFMDYTGSERTFGDPLSMAYRLKEEIKEELGFTVNIGISSKKLLAKMGSELQKPDKVHTLFPEEIPSKMWPLPVEELFGVGRATSRKLRDRSICTIGDLAHTDPILLNLFLKSYGTLLWNFANGRDDSPVHLTRRVPVKGMGNSTTIAFDVEDSRTAHLVLLSLTETVGARLREGGYCARLVSVSIRTNQLISYSHQRKIHTPTDCTNTIHAIACELFDDIWGHEPIRHLGVRVSDLCNNSFIQMTLFERESEKQRAADRAIDQIRSRYGSGAIIRATFLHSGLAPITGGTVTDEEYPMMTSLL
- a CDS encoding SOS response-associated peptidase: MCGRITFTLTRDELAEIYKITDEMDWQPRYNIAPSQPVPVMVNTEAQQLKFFRWGLVPSWAKDPQSGYKMINARAETIDTKPSFKHCFREQRCLVLADGFYEWKREGKRKTPYLFKVRDRKFFAFAGIWDSWKSPAGTVLYTCSIITTGPNEQMAPIHDRMPVILDKENERIWLNPELNDTEKLKQLLVPYPAVRMEAYQVSDYVNSVKHDSIACIQPVPGQTALFG
- a CDS encoding helix-turn-helix domain-containing protein, which gives rise to MNEKVRDIAERIKGLRLLAGLSERETAGKLGLTLEDYVKYEKGEDDIPVSILYEIADFHRVDMTEVLTGVSPKLHDVCYIKNGMGLKIERYDQYDFQSLAYQYINRKIEPLLVTLDPGNSPELVTHHGQEFNYCLDGKMKVIISTMEYVLEPGDSLYFNSMLPHKMLALDNQPAKFLTVILLAEE
- a CDS encoding PilZ domain-containing protein; the protein is MEEFKEKRQYFRVDMINDIPASARISSINNHRVEVEKTFPIKILDISTGGMSAYFEIDIPVTIMIINTTFVFEDEEFNLDALLVHKTPLGQGFEYGMKFLFHSNREESQVTRCINQYKIKHARFKKIELDLRKQKYIGCFVKVLDLIDQPACLLNTRRIVVATNQAAKDTGIRLGERCYQTMAKRQQACPHCRLEEAVKYGMLLEADDAELREVKCKARWLYLEDDYIIHYYL
- a CDS encoding DEAD/DEAH box helicase, producing MFSFYLSEPELKAIATSRRVYDAGTLYAHGRKVGNFSYNPEKGVIDAQVFGTDTYDVHIELKKDGSLHTYYCTCPAYEQYPGACKHIIAVLKTAQQKLADPVRSPESSGTSVASGAFSPRPDTKRAASDFMAIFADRKPLNTGKELLNLELELEINTDYLQSGGQLQLKIGTNRLYVVKNLKEFLYAIKHNHLMEFGMKFTYDPAKHVFSAQDQQVIHMLREMLEQYEAVNEVKTLTYSSYSASPFTQKPFVLSRYYLRKFLDVVGSKQFFLHAGSSKALRTSFPMPTTICREDLPLDFSVESAELDLVLTLQSKLPVQLTADGAYYLYERQIYGVSPGQAEFLPNLIKLLAGKHQPGIIFPANQKDIFVSEALPRMETLGTVSIEPELAAKFIREELQPKLFFDRINDTGITVRLEFHYGDIIINPFSAQGDSRAVSSSGDHVLIRDMEKERKILEIFEQADFTVSEGRISLDDEDKLFDFTLHGFSELHDLAETYYSDDFKLKIHYATGFTGRVRLDDNLDMLEISFAYGDIDRAELADIFHSLKTKKKYYRLRDGSFLDLQQQELNAMSLLIDHLDLKEKDLTKDTIQLPKFRAMYIDNFLRQENLPGIQRNRAFKQLVQSILEPQDNEFDPPSTLQHILRDYQKTGYKWLKTLSSYGLGGILADDMGLGKTLQVLAFILSEKLKNDNENIPSRSFPPALVIAPTSLVYNWRSEAEKFTPELKVMVIDGTPQERQDQLTLVEQADLVVVSYAVLRRDIDTFANLSFSYCFLDEAQNIKNANTLNAKSVQKIQAGGYFALTGTPIENALSELWSLFHFLLPGYLYTQLEFHKKYAAPISKGDAGALQELSRHTRPFILRRLKKEVLKELPPKIETEIKAALTDEQRKIYLAYLQQTKSQIAQELAVSGFAKSQIKILAALTRLRQICSHPGMFIENYTGDSGKMLLFQELLAEALDGGHRILVFSQFTSMLDILADYFNREKVPYFYLSGSTKASERAHMVQEFNSGCGEVFLISLKAGGTGLNLTGADTVIHFDPWWNPAVEDQATDRAHRIGQNNTVQVIKLLTQGTIEEKVNALQAKKKKLIDAVIQPGETLLTKLTEHELKELFEMS
- the mutY gene encoding A/G-specific adenine glycosylase, which translates into the protein MQNSQYLSAALLTWYAQNRRELPWRNTSDPYAIWISEIMLQQTQVETVIDYYHRFLNGFPDVARLGQAEEEDVLSLWKGLGYYTRARNILRAARVILEKFDGVFPTVYTDIRSLPGIGDYTAGAIASIAYNLSYPAVDGNVLRIISRLDGIEEDISLQKTKTRITARAAGLIPDGKAGDFNQALMDLGATVCVPKDPKCTVSCPWQTECSAHRDGKESILPIKKKAKKPIEYHYAAAVIRRNADILMTKRQADALLANMWGLPLVCLESGISPETRFGHEWGLEVTNTVYLGHVKHVFSHQIWQIDVYSMTLNDESQVDGDHNDRPLAWVSPERLKTLPVPKAFQKVLSLGSFF
- a CDS encoding AEC family transporter — translated: MDLYSVYNQLGILFLTILIGYFLAKIKIITSSATQFLTKYVLNIALPALVIAGMQIPYTPEKLQMAGSVFLLSIPCYALAYVVGILTAKILSRDHSQKAVFNFGIVFANTAYLGFPVFMVLFGKESIFYAAIYNILFGLLLYTLGAKIMRTHEIAPVHKNRIPLKEIFNPGVVASLVGLLLFITALPLPVFVIGTIDTLGNTCVPLSMLTIGAMLSELPLHKMFGNVRVYLLSVVRLVVMPLLILVMVKYIFGIDQMMLIAIPVIMAGMPIATNTVLMAIEYDNDAQLSSQAVLISTILSCLTIPLMILLLSHLH